A window of Nicotiana sylvestris chromosome 8, ASM39365v2, whole genome shotgun sequence genomic DNA:
CTCTTGCTTTTTGGGAGAGGATGTTAAAAGAGGGTATCAAAGTTGATAAAGTTTCTTACAATGTTGTCGTCCATGGATTCTGTATGAGCCATGACGTGGGTACTGCATATAAGTATTGCTGTGAAATGCTAAAGCTTGGTTTCCTTCCAGATGTTTATTCTTACAACACTCTTGTTGGAGCACTTTGTAAAAAAGGAAAGACCAGTGATGCTTGTTATATCTATGATGTTATGACAAGAATGGGTGTCACCCCAGATCAAATTACGTACAAAATGATAATACAGGGCCTATGTATTAACAGGGAGATTGATAGAGCCGGCTGTTTTCTTGAATACATGTTACAGAAATCCATTATACCGGAACCCCTTGTTTGGAATGTTATAATTGATGGTTATGGAAGATGTGGAGATATTGAGAAAGCTTCATATATTAGGGACAAAATGGTTGCATTTGATGTTCTACCAAACATATTTACATATAATGCATTGATTTATGCGCAGATAAAGTCAGGAAATCTTTTTGCAGCTCAGTCCTTGGAGAAGGAGATGCTTTTGTGTGGTCTTACGCCTGATTCAGTTACTTACAATCTGTTGATTGGTGCTGCTTGTAATCTTGGCCTGATTCACTCGGCACTTCAGCTACATGACCAAATGTTGAGAAAAGGTTGTCAGCCAGATGTAATAACTTACAGCAAACTACTTAAGGTGTTTTGTCTACAAGGTATGATGAAAGAGGCAGACAAGCTCTTTGGGAAGTTACTGGCATCTGGTTTAGCTGTTGATCATGTTCCCTTTCTAATACTCATGAAAAGATACTGCAGAATGAGAGAATTTGATAAAGTCTTTGACCTTTACCAAAAGTGGTTAGTGGCAATGCCTAGATGAGAATGTTTTCCCAGGAAATATTGTGAATTCAAGGGCTACTCTAGATGTATGTGGTCCAGAAGAGAAAGCTACTTAGGCTTTTACACCTGGTTTGACAGATTTTAGGTCCAGAAGCATTACCCTCGTAGCAACAGCTGTCTTTGTTTCCCAGAGGTATGTAATCTTGGTTTACTTACAGCCTCTGCCCCGCTTTATGACCTGTTTGATTGGGCATAAAGACTATGCTAGTATGACTTATAATATTTGCATTGATTACATTCCTAGATAAACATATCCTCCTTCATCCCAATTTTATCTCATACTGTAACTGTGAAGTTGAGACGCAAAGCTCAATTGGATGTCAATAGAAGTGTGTCCAATACTGGGAAGACAATTAACTTTCCGAAGAATATGCAAAAATGGGTACAATGTTTAATTTGATTACTTGGTTTGAACCATTAATATATTTTGGTTAATTAGTGAAGTTTGCTTATACTGTTGGTTTCAAAAGTGTCACCAAACTGTCCATATTTGatttattttgtgaatttgcattGTGAAACTGGTAAATTTTCGTCTGCGCCTTATTTTGTTGAAATGTGTCAAGATTGGGGCTTGTGCTAGAAGTTTGTTTTGTCTGGCTTAGAGATGTATGCCACACACAGAATAGGAAAATTGTGAGATTTAGAGAACTAAAAACCTCAATTTGCCTcgaaatataaattatttagtaTTAGAGTGAGATGTGCCTGTCTAGAGAAAGAGAATATCCAGAAAAGGAAATTGGTCAGACTAAGGCTTACTTTTATTTCCTGAGACTGAATTTGTTTATTTGAAAACTAGCTCAGTTTTCATTTTAAATTTCATGTATATCGATCTCCAAATAGCTTTAAGGCATGAGCTTGCTTACATATTTCGTCACTCAATAGGACCTCGTaccttactttttttttttttaatgatattgtgagtttattcttcatattgttggtgcatgacaTCATGCAGCGACGGCAAACAATACAATCATCCAAACATTATATATATcaaaacgatacaatacaatacaatacaatgcTATGCGAtacataacaaccatccaaacaagctgttaataATTTTGCAATATAAACATAAGTAGATGCAATATATTCGGTATGCCTTAAAAGTGCCACTTTTCATTTGGCTTCTTTCTCTCTAAATGAAGATAGCCACGTTCACTACTCCATCTTTTCCACCAGTCTTGCAACAGGTCCTCCTTTGTCCCGACTTTTGGAACATGCATTTTCCATTCCACGCCCAATGCATTACACCTGTCTTCAAGCAGCACTTTTGTCCCTACCTCTTCCCATTCCTGTCCTACACCATGTGGTTTTCTATCTGCACGACTTTTTTGTTTCTCCCTGAACTTTATCAATCACCTCGTCTGGAATTCGAAGATCCTCCATGGTATTGCTGTGAGTATAACATTCTTCATTCTCCAAAATCTATCACCATCTTTGATATACAAATAACTTTCATGCAGATGGATATTCATCCGAGTATCATAATTCACCAAATGCCCATTATAAATCTCTCTCCACTTAGCTCCACCAACATGGGATGCTCTGGTTTAGTCTTGACTCTTGAGCAAAGAGAGCGGAAGCATCTAATATGTATGAAAATCAGAATTCAGCTTTGCCTTACTGATTTTTGCCCTTTTCTTTCACTTTCCTGGAAATCCTGAAAACATAGGGTTACTTTAGAGTAGGTTAACATTGTGTTGAGAGAGTCGAGCTTCTAGTAAATTGAAATTTTTCCATCACTTCTGCATTTCTTAAGTTGGATTATTGGAACAATTTTCTAGGAGTATCCTCATTTGATTATTCCAGTGTTGTGAAGAGCGTGAAGCGTGGAAAAACGACAACCCCCATTTCGCTTAAAGCAAGAAGCGAGAAGCGAGAAGCGAAACGCTCGCTTTTCTGAAGTGAAgcggaatttaaaaaaaaaaaaattaaaataagaggAAGGGCAGTATACCATTCTGTTAAAAACTGGGCAGCATAAAAATAATGAAAGAAGAACTGGGCAGCATTTCAGCGAAGAGGAGAAGACTTAGAAAGAAGAACcgaaggtaaaaaaaaaatttgcCAGCATTTCGCTGCTATTTGGActgtgaaagaaaaagaaaaagaagaagaagatgaagaaggaagAAATCATCACATACCTGTTGCTGCTGAATCTCTGTTGAAGTTGAAAAGGGAACCCTAGTTGCTGTTGCTGCTGGTCGTGTTTTAATAAAAGAACACTGAACACCCTTCTTTTTTAATTAAATAGGCTGACAGCTCTTTAAAACAAAGAAGCGCACGCTTCGCTCGATTCGCTTCGCTTCGTCGCTTCTCGCTTTTTGGTGGGAAGCACACGCTTTTGTCTACCTGAGTCGCTTCATATAGCAGAAGCGGGTAAGGGGTCGTGTCGCTTCGCTTCTCACTTTAAGCGAGGAAGCGAGCGCTGGATTATTCAGGTTCCTTTGTGTTTGATCTCCATATAGGTCTTACAGCTAGAAAATATTACTCGCTCTGTCCCACTTTATGCAACGATTTGGAATACAAGGGTCAAACTATCTAATTTTCGGTGTGATTTTGGATATAGAAtcttcaagtttttggaaataaaatttcatatttaGAAACTACATAAAAAATTACTATAAGTCACAATAATTAACAATTCAAAATGATTAAAAGGCATATGAAAAATTCATAGTCAAAGAAAAACTACCGGCTCTTCAAATAGTAACTGCAGTGTGACAGAGGGAGTATTTTATTTTGTTCCTAATTTCATGTGAGAGAGCAGGAAGAAATAGGAATTTCTTCAATGGAAAGTTGGAAGCTTTACTTGTACTCAGTTTTAAGTTGTTTTCCATGTTTGCTCCTGCAAAGTCAGCATCCACTGCTTACTTGACTGAGGTTTTCGATTTAAACTCTGTTGGCAGCATATCTCACCTCTAATTTCCAGAAAAATATTCTCCATCCCtccttttttttaatcttttggACCTTCATTGCCAACAAAGGATAATTTTATTGTATTGATTGCCTACTGGAGTTCCTCCCACATTTCTGCCCTCACCCTTTTCTGATAAGAAGTTAAAACCCTTGTCCCGATGCAGCATGAGGCACAATAGCTGTGATGTCTGGAATTTTGGCATCTAATCTCATTTCAATAGCTTTTTAATGCATGTAGATAATTTCAGTCTGAGCCAAAGTGTTGCTTCTCCATTCTTTTTTGCTCTACCCCTTGAAAAAAGTAACGGAGTAAAAAAGCTCAGCAGCAACTGAATCCTGGATTTCTGAtctaaaaacaaaaaagaaaaagataggcTGTATAGTTACTGAATTATATGCTTGGCCTAGCACCTTTTCTGGATAATGGAAGTTTAAATTGAGAACTGAATAAATGGGGGTTCCCATATCATTTAGGGAAGGACGAAAGAGAAAGTTCTGTTGTCCGAGAAGCTGCCTTAGCTGTGTCCGTTAGACTTGTTGCTTTTGGGATTAGaaatatgaaaaaagaaaaatgatccAAAACCTAGGCAACTGCTCTTCATTTCTTATTCCAGATAAGTTTTCATGCATTTCCTAGGCAATGATTTCCTCACTTCATGCTAATATGCTTTCCAACAATATTATTATGTTTTCTTTGCAGGTGGATGTGCATGCAGGGTGAACCAGTTATTGCAGCATATCATTCCATCAAATTGTGCTGATGAGTGGTTAGTCCTCAACTAAGGAAACTTTATTCATAATATAAAGACTACTATCTCTTCTTTTTTGGGTTATTTCCAGTTTAGATCAGTAAGGTTAAGATTTTAAATCATCTTGACAGACCGTGCTGTGCTTTTTTCACTTTTCGGGAAGAACCTTGATATTATAACTTTGCAGTTTCGGTGGTCCATTCTTTCCGGAACTTCAAGGTTAATCACAATCTTTAACCACATAATTATTTCTTTGCGCTTAACCGTTGATGTCATTCATTCTAGAAATGACTTCTTAACTGTTAGAGGAGCTAAATATAACTCCAAATGGGAATTGTCAATTTGCCAGCTTTGTGCATATCACTTAATATGAATATAGCATATGTAATCCCGTCTTTTGTTTAGTGGAAAAATAGTTTGAAGTCGATTCTCCATGTTATATgttgccttttttttttgtttttcaataTGCTAATGGTGATTTGGATATTTCTTTTCAGAATGTTCGGCTGCTGGATTTAGGGGTTTTATCATGTTACTCTGGGAATACAAGTTCAAGTCCACAGGAGATAATACAGATGTATTGACCGGCAGAACTTGCTTTGAGCTCTTCATGATTACGTGTTGCAATCATGAAGTATTACATGTTGGGTAGGTTTTCAGTGTGTCTTCCTCTATCTTTCAATAGATGCACAAACATGAAGTTTAAAGTAGTTTGAGCTCCTCATGATTACATGTTGCATCACCTTCAATTATTTAGCTTTTCCTGAATTTCTCTTTGGTATTTCCTAGTTAATATATGGTTTCCTTAAATGTCAAACGGGTAGTTAAAGGAAGTGGTCGTATTTGGAGTATTAACCTTTCAGCTTTTCATGACAAATTTTATTTCAATATATGCTAACTTTATCAGTGTATTTTGGTAGTTCACGGTGGAACTTGTGATGGGTATTTAGATTGAATAATTTGAGAAAAAGGAAATCTCCTTAGTAAGCCCATTACAATAGCAGAAAGTGTGAGAGATATCCTAACTTTTTACTTTGCTAGTTACTTGGTGATAGTCGGTTAAATAAGGAAAAGTTAGAACTATAATAGTTACCTCAGCAGGAAGTCCTTTCCTCTAAATTTTGTAATTTGCTTCATTAGTTAAGAGTCATTGAAATAGTTGCATCCAATATAGTTTCCTTAAAGCGAAACAGAGAGCTATGCTTTGTTAAAGAGA
This region includes:
- the LOC104239259 gene encoding pentatricopeptide repeat-containing protein At5g24830 isoform X2, which translates into the protein MLKHSLDRLKCMRERVSSAEAGISNCNLEINFNRDSYVIRAMCLDGKLGAALSLWCNMIQHSIIPDGITHNYLINGLCKKGELEKAEWIVRGMLYRGPSPTCATYNSLIRGYCLMNGVDKALNTFSTMANHGIIPSRVTCNILVHALCKKGLVEEAKKLFHKLLSKNHDGGSSDLITSTIMMDGCFKNGDTDQALAFWERMLKEGIKVDKVSYNVVVHGFCMSHDVGTAYKYCCEMLKLGFLPDVYSYNTLVGALCKKGKTSDACYIYDVMTRMGVTPDQITYKMIIQGLCINREIDRAGCFLEYMLQKSIIPEPLVWNVIIDGYGRCGDIEKASYIRDKMVAFDVLPNIFTYNALIYAQIKSGNLFAAQSLEKEMLLCGLTPDSVTYNLLIGAACNLGLIHSALQLHDQMLRKGCQPDVITYSKLLKVFCLQGMMKEADKLFGKLLASGLAVDHVPFLILMKRYCRMREFDKVFDLYQKWLVAMPR
- the LOC104239259 gene encoding pentatricopeptide repeat-containing protein At5g24830 isoform X1; translation: MQPLLLVSEESQFLIRILNGSFQTLNIIKDRVFHAFGDLFCSKANLDVIDTRQDNVVQSVNREEQGSNDWSSKGNNSNLEGDSRVGFNVLDAMLKHSLDRLKCMRERVSSAEAGISNCNLEINFNRDSYVIRAMCLDGKLGAALSLWCNMIQHSIIPDGITHNYLINGLCKKGELEKAEWIVRGMLYRGPSPTCATYNSLIRGYCLMNGVDKALNTFSTMANHGIIPSRVTCNILVHALCKKGLVEEAKKLFHKLLSKNHDGGSSDLITSTIMMDGCFKNGDTDQALAFWERMLKEGIKVDKVSYNVVVHGFCMSHDVGTAYKYCCEMLKLGFLPDVYSYNTLVGALCKKGKTSDACYIYDVMTRMGVTPDQITYKMIIQGLCINREIDRAGCFLEYMLQKSIIPEPLVWNVIIDGYGRCGDIEKASYIRDKMVAFDVLPNIFTYNALIYAQIKSGNLFAAQSLEKEMLLCGLTPDSVTYNLLIGAACNLGLIHSALQLHDQMLRKGCQPDVITYSKLLKVFCLQGMMKEADKLFGKLLASGLAVDHVPFLILMKRYCRMREFDKVFDLYQKWLVAMPR